The following nucleotide sequence is from Staphylococcus chromogenes.
ATATACTTACTAATTTGTGACTTAAATGCGCCCCTAAGCTCATCAGGATTATAACGCTGGCACCAGTAATCAATTAAATCTGTTTTGCCATTTCCGTAATGATTAGGACGTTTATTCTCATATAATTCAAAATCATCTTCATCAGTTATCGTTTCAATCCCATGAGCGCAGTGAAGCTTTGCCCATCGCTTGTCATTCGGCATTTCCCTTACATAACCTTGTATTGGATAAGCGTTAATGCCATCAGTTTTGTGTTTATAATCCACATATGCCATGACTTTGTCGCCCAGTTTTAAATCTTGAATTTTCATAACTTCACACCCTTTTTCTCCATTAATTCTTCAGGTGTTGCACCGTTACGCAATCTGCTATTCACAACTTCGTAACGCATGTTCAACAACTTAGCTAACTGTCTTACTGAGACTACGTAACCGTTAATAATAAACTCACGAGAATGATCACCTGGAATTTTCGGTAATTTCTTTTCTTTCGGTTTAGCAGCATAACGTTTAATTTCTTTCTGCTTCACTGGTACGCGGGCAAATCTGCATAAATCATAGTAGGCCCTGCTAGGCTTAACCGATTGTGGTACTGTAGTTAACCATGGTTTCTCTTTTCTTTTCGATTTATATCTTTGATACGCTTGCTCCATTTTCGATTTCTCAAATTCATCATGAGACGTTATTGTCGGTTTCTCTCCATTACGATGTAAAGCTAATGTATGCATATTAATCACCTTCTATAATTTTTAATGCGTCTTCCACACTGTATGCTATGCCTGCCAATGCCCCGTTTTGTTTGACCACATCTATAAATTTGTATTGGTCATCACGAACACGACCACCAGGCTTTTTAACTTCTATAAAAAATATCTGTCCATCTTTTCTAAATCCGAATAGATCACTAAAACCTTTAGGCAATCCTGTATCAAAATATCTACCGTCTTGTGTTCTAACTTTTCCTACGTTAGCTCTAAAGATTACGTTCTCTTTAGATGCAGCTATTCGAATTAAGTTCTGAATATCTTGTTCGGTCATTTAAACCTCCATAAAATTAAACTTGGAATACCTTACAAGGGTTATGTGTAAGGGTTCGTTCCTACTCTCCCAAAGGATTGGATGACTTTTATAAGGGTGGAACCCTTTTTGAAGTTT
It contains:
- a CDS encoding DUF3310 domain-containing protein; the protein is MKIQDLKLGDKVMAYVDYKHKTDGINAYPIQGYVREMPNDKRWAKLHCAHGIETITDEDDFELYENKRPNHYGNGKTDLIDYWCQRYNPDELRGAFKSQISKYIDRLGYKDDEVKELNKIIDYATRYRDFLQEDKR
- a CDS encoding VRR-NUC domain-containing protein; translation: MTEQDIQNLIRIAASKENVIFRANVGKVRTQDGRYFDTGLPKGFSDLFGFRKDGQIFFIEVKKPGGRVRDDQYKFIDVVKQNGALAGIAYSVEDALKIIEGD